Below is a window of Planctomycetes bacterium MalM25 DNA.
GGCCCCGGCACCGACGAGGAGCGTGTCTTCACGTTCAACGTCGGTTTCCAGCGGTAGAGTCGATCGGCCGCAGCACTTTCGCGGTAGGGGCGTCGTCGAGAGCTGCCCCGCCGGGGCTGTCACCTAGTGACGGCGATTGCGGTGCGCCAGCCGCCATCGGCTAGCGACACGTCATCGGCTTCTAGAGAAGCCTCCCACAGAACGCTTCAGCTGTGGGGTCTCTGAGCCGAAGGCCCTCAGATAAGGCGAACCGCTCAGTAGCGGCGTTGCTTCGACCAGCGCATCAGCTCGCCGTTGTAGTCGCGGCCCCACTGGACCCGCGGGTAGACGTGCTCCGCGCCGAACCAACCCCATCGAAACGGGGGCGCCACGTGGGCGTGGTTGACATACGGGCCGTACGGCGCGGTCGGGCAGACCATCGCGGCCGGCGTCGTCGCCGTGTGCGGGTGCGGCACGGCGTGGGACGGCCCTGGGTGGGCGTCCGCCGGGATCGCCGAAAGGCTTAGCAGTGCGGCGGCGCAGCAGGCGCGGCCGAATCGAATCGCTTGATAGCGCATAGCAGCAAAGCTCGTTTGGGCGACGCCCCCCTTGGCGGACCCTGACGGTTCTTTCGACCGCGGGGACGCCGTGACTTGTGCCCGCTCGGCAAAGCGGGCGAAGGAGGTCGATTCGTCCGTGTCGGGCGTCCTCCTCGTTTGCGCTCCTTGCCAGCTCGCCGACAGCACCGCGGGCGCCGTGCCAAGAGTTGAGCCAAATCGGCGCGATCCTCGAAACCGCCCCCGTGTGGCCTGCGTACCCGGGCGAGTGCAGCAGCCCCTTTTCTCTCGTGACGGAGCGACGGCGATGAAGCGATTCAATCGGACCGGGCGGAACCTCGCCCCGCTGGCGCTAGTGCTGGCCTCGTTCGCCCCGTTCGGAGGAACGCGCGAAGCGGCGGCGATCGAGCTCCCCGAGCTCGAGTTCAACAGCTTCAACACCCGGACGCCCGAGGTGGCTTTCGACGTGCCGGCGTCGCTCGTCTGCCGCGACGTGACGACCGACGCGTTCCGCGCCACCCACCCGGGCGAACGCCTCGTCGAGGTCGAGACGCCCGTCAGCCTCCTGCTGTACCACGGCGAGGCGGGCAAGCTCGACGACGTGGTCGTCACGATCGACGGCGCCGACGCCGGCCTCCGCGTCCATGACTACACGCCCCGCACCGAGCTGGCGAGCGAGCTCGCCGAGCCGATCGAGGTGAAGCGGACCGAATCGACCGACAAGTCGATCGGCGCTTCGCTCGGCGGCAAGCTGGCGGGCGACGTCGCCCTCACGCCGACGATCTCGGCGGGGGCGAGCAAGATCGAGTCCTCGACCCAGCGCGAGAACCGGCTCCCCCCCAAGCAAGCGGTCATCGTCAGCGGGACCACCGGAGGCCGGAGCGGCGTCTACTTCAAATTGCGGCGATCGACCCAGTCGACGCTCGAAGGGGAACGGACCTTCAAGGTGACCTTCGCCGCCCCGCTGGCCTGGGACGGGGGCGCGATCCGCGTCCACTGCCTCGCCCGCGGCGAGAAGAAGTGGCTCTTCGTTGAGCAACGCCGCGTCTGGAACGAAACGGCCCGGCCCGTTGAGCTCCGCCTCGTCAGCCACACCGTGGCGAAGCCCGTGGCGCCCGCGGAATGAGGCGGTTCTAGGTTAGACAGGGATTTCAGGATCGACATGATAGAGGGCGCCCCGTTGATCCGGTGAATCCTGACGCGATCGATCGCGATGAAACCGCTCGTAGCCGTCGCGATGCTCTGCCTGCTCACGGCCAGTTGTGGTGGGCCATCGACCGCGGCGCAGGACGAGCGAACCGAGGTCGTCTTCTGGCATTTCTGGGGCGGGCGCGATCTGCCGGTAGTTGAGGACGTGATCCGCCGCTTCAACGCGAGTCAGGACAAGTACCGTGTCCGCGGCGTCGCCATGCCGGGGGCCAACCTCGACCTGAAGCTCTTCCTCGCCATCGCCGGCGGCGACCCGCCCGATGTGATGAACCACGACGACCAGGTGGTCGCCGACTGGGCCCACCGGGGGGCGCTGACGCCGCTCGACGCGTTCGCCAGGCCCGACGAGATCGAGCGCCTCGAAGAATGGCTCTACCCGGCCGCTCGGCGCCTCGGTTCGTACGAGGGCCGCATGTACGCCCTTGTGAACGGTCTCGATGTCCGGGCGCTCTACTACAACAAGACGGCCCTCCGCGAAGCGGGGCTCGACGCGATCGCCGAACGCGGGCCGCAGACGCTCGAAGAGCTGGACCAAATCGCCCAGACCCTCTCGCCCCCCGGCGGGGAGGCGTTGCGACGTGTCGGTTACCTGCCCGATCCTCGCCGCTTGTGGGCCTGGGGGGTGGTCTTTGGCGGCGGCTTTGGCGACCCGAAGGCCAGCGAGCCGGCGGACCGAGTCGCGTGTGACTCGCCCGGAGTGCTCGCCGCGTTGCGGTGGATGTCCGGCTACGCTGAGCGTTACGGCCCCGACCGCCTCGCCGCGTTCCGCAGCGGCGATCAGGCGCTGACGGGGGCTTCTTTCCCGCTGGTGGCCGATCGGCGTTACGTGGCGTTGATGGACGGCCAGTGGCGTGTCCGCGACCTCGCCGAGGCCGCCGAAGCGGCGGAGCAGGACGGCCGCTCGATCGACGAGTACGGCGTCTGTCCCCTGCCGCCCCCGCCCGGCGGCTTGGCCGAGGCGGGCTGGGCGAACGGCAATTACTTCATCGTCCCCCGCGGCGCGAAGCAGCCCGAGGGGGCGTGGGAGTTCATGAAGTTCTGGAGCGGTTTTGACGGCGCCGAAGCGGACGCCGCAGCCACCGCCGCCGCGGGGGGCTGGATCCCGGCGAGCGAA
It encodes the following:
- the malX gene encoding Maltose/maltodextrin-binding protein precursor — encoded protein: MKPLVAVAMLCLLTASCGGPSTAAQDERTEVVFWHFWGGRDLPVVEDVIRRFNASQDKYRVRGVAMPGANLDLKLFLAIAGGDPPDVMNHDDQVVADWAHRGALTPLDAFARPDEIERLEEWLYPAARRLGSYEGRMYALVNGLDVRALYYNKTALREAGLDAIAERGPQTLEELDQIAQTLSPPGGEALRRVGYLPDPRRLWAWGVVFGGGFGDPKASEPADRVACDSPGVLAALRWMSGYAERYGPDRLAAFRSGDQALTGASFPLVADRRYVALMDGQWRVRDLAEAAEAAEQDGRSIDEYGVCPLPPPPGGLAEAGWANGNYFIVPRGAKQPEGAWEFMKFWSGFDGAEADAAATAAAGGWIPASERVVHEPAFEGFLERRPLFRRFVELAASPNQRPTPALPVASTYYREVVAAAQDVLYRGADPEERLSQAAERTRARLQEALVD